One Glycine max cultivar Williams 82 chromosome 3, Glycine_max_v4.0, whole genome shotgun sequence DNA window includes the following coding sequences:
- the LOC100306273 gene encoding uncharacterized protein LOC100306273 precursor, with translation MEAYTKVVCILGLLIFVSISDIHRVEGAGECGRSTTPDNEAIKLIPCVSAAKDENVKVTKNCCAQIEKLGKNPSCLCAVMLSNTAKMSGADPKVAITIPKRCNLANRPVGYKCGPDFCSLHSSLR, from the exons atgGAGGCTTACACTAAGGTTGTTTGCATTCTTggacttttaatttttgtaagcaTTTCAGATATTCATAGAGTGGAGGGTGCAGGGGAATGTGGGAGGTCTACTACTCCAGATAATGAAGCAATAAAGCTTATTCCTTGTGTCTCTGCCgcaaaagatgaaaatgttAAAGTTACTAAGAATTGCTGTGCTCAGATCGAGAAACTTGGCAAGAACCCTAGTTGTCTATGTGCTGTTATGCTCTCCAACACAGCAAAAATGTCTGGAGCCGATCCTAAGGTTGCCATAACCATCCCAAAACGCTGCAACCTTGCTAATCGCCCTGTTGGTTACAAGTGTGGAC CTGATTTTTGCAGCTTACACTCTTCCTTAAGATAG
- the LOC100306273 gene encoding uncharacterized protein isoform X1, giving the protein MPSEVGVFVTLIERKIMEAYTKVVCILGLLIFVSISDIHRVEGAGECGRSTTPDNEAIKLIPCVSAAKDENVKVTKNCCAQIEKLGKNPSCLCAVMLSNTAKMSGADPKVAITIPKRCNLANRPVGYKCGPYTLP; this is encoded by the exons ATGCCATCAGAAGTAGGGGTGTTTGTCACACTgattgagagaaaaataatgGAGGCTTACACTAAGGTTGTTTGCATTCTTggacttttaatttttgtaagcaTTTCAGATATTCATAGAGTGGAGGGTGCAGGGGAATGTGGGAGGTCTACTACTCCAGATAATGAAGCAATAAAGCTTATTCCTTGTGTCTCTGCCgcaaaagatgaaaatgttAAAGTTACTAAGAATTGCTGTGCTCAGATCGAGAAACTTGGCAAGAACCCTAGTTGTCTATGTGCTGTTATGCTCTCCAACACAGCAAAAATGTCTGGAGCCGATCCTAAGGTTGCCATAACCATCCCAAAACGCTGCAACCTTGCTAATCGCCCTGTTGGTTACAAGTGTGGAC CTTACACTCTTCCTTAA
- the LOC100788452 gene encoding rop guanine nucleotide exchange factor 7 isoform X2 has product MEDEALIDYKSEGVEGSIECESGCNDESFADLIKEKGGERSSNSEILLSEMTELDGQSQGSAEDTSSSTSMGFQEMSASNSTSPRGSEDAEKKDLCNENFEEQVSGLSMSVLEHELMKERFAKLLLGEDMSGSGNGVPAALTISNAITNLCATLFGQLWRLEPLAPEKKAMWRREMECLLSVSDYIVELKPTWQTFPDGSKLEVMTTRPRSDLYVNLPALRKLDNMLLEILDSFVDPEFRYVDQGVLAPDADGSSSFRQALQRLEEKWWLPVPQVPPSGLHEDSRKQLMHKRDSTKQILKAAMAINSITLADMEIPDTYLESLPKTARASLGDVIYRYITTDNFSPECLLSCLNLSSEHQAIEIANRVEASIYIWRKKMNSRPTTTGRTTRSSSRSSWEIFKDLIVEGDKMETLVERAESLLLSLKQRFPALPQTALDMSKIQCNKDVGKSILESYSRVLESLASNIVARIDDVLYVDDLTKHSDGVIAHKTISVPHSMSGQSTPPPSYKSSLGTPNFSPARCVSPAKGSKSPFINSSNLPQRGVGVSKVLTHFGGIERKEKFVPTLKTFDEVPFRTFDETDMESSDCTEEDVKLNVLDRAWLE; this is encoded by the exons ATGGAAGATGAGGCTTTGATTGATTATAAGAGTGAAGGTGTTGAAGGAAGCATAGAATGTGAAAGTGGTTGCAATGATGAGAGTTTTGCTGATTTGATTAAAGAAAAGGGTGGAGAGAGAAGTTCCAACTCTGAAATTCTTTTATCTGAGATGACAGAACTTGATGGTCAGAGTCAAGGTAGTGCAGAAGATACATCTTCATCAACTTCAATGGGGTTTCAGGAAATGTCTGCATCTAATAGTACAAGTCCACGTGGAAGTGAAGATGCAGAGAAAAAGGACTTGTGTAATGAGAATTTTGAGGAGCAAGTATCTGGGTTATCAATGTCAG TGCTAGAGCATGAATTGATGAAGGAAAGGTTCGCAAAATTGTTACTTGGAGAAGATATGTCAGGTAGTGGAAATGGAGTCCCTGCAGCCTTGACTATATCCAATGCCATCACTAATCTATGTG CCACCCTCTTTGGGCAACTTTGGAGATTGGAGCCACTGGCACCAGAAAAGAAAGCAATGTGGCGACGAGAGATGGAGTGTCTTCTTAGTGTCAGTGATTATATTGTTGAATTGAAGCCTACATGGCAAACATTTCCCGATGGAAGCAAACTTGAG GTCATGACCACTAGACCTAGGTCAGATCTTTATGTCAACCTGCCAGCTTTGAGGAAATTAGATAACATGCTTCTG GAAATTCTGGATAGTTTTGTTGATCCGGAGTTTAGGTATGTTGACCAAGGGGTTCTTGCCCCAGATGCAGATGGTTCATCTTCGTTCCGCCAAGCTCTTCAGCGGCTAGAAGAGAAATGGTGGCTCCCTGTACCTCAAGTCCCTCCTTCTGGTCTCCATGAAGATTCCAGAAAGCAGTTGATGCACAAAAGGGATAGTACAAAGCAGATATTAAAAGCTGCAATGGCAATTAACAGCATTACTTTAGCTGACATGGAGATCCCTGATACATACTTGGAATCTCTTCCAAAG ACTGCAAGAGCCAGCTTGGGGGATGTCATTTACAGATATATTACAACAGACAATTTTTCTCCTGAGTGTTTGCTATCTTGCCTTAATTTATCATCTGAACATCAAGCCATAGAGATTGCCAACAGAGTAGAGGCTTCCATTTATATTTGGCGAAAAAAGATGAACTCAAGGCCTACTACTACAGGTCGCACTACAAGATccagttcaagatcatcatggGAAATCTTCAAGGATCTGATTGTTGAGGGAGATAAAATGGAAACACTTGTAGAAAGAGCAGAAAGCCTTCTACTCTCCTTGAAGCAGCGTTTTCCTGCTCTTCCTCAAACAGCCTTGGATATGAGCAAAATCCAATGCAACAAG GATGTTGGCAAATCCATTTTAGAGAGCTACTCAAGAGTACTAGAGAGTTTGGCATCCAACATTGTAGCACGAATTGATGATGTGCTCTATGTTGATGACTTGACAAAGCACTCTGATGGTGTAATTGCTCACAAGACCATTTCAGTTCCACACTCAATGTCTGGCCAAAGCACTCCTCCTCCATCATATAAGTCATCTTTAGGCACACCAAACTTTTCTCCGGCACGATGTGTTAGTCCTGCAAAGGGATCAAAGTCACCATTCATCAACAGTAGCAACCTTCCCCAAAGAGGGGTAGGAGTTAGCAAAGTTTTGACTCATTTTGGTGGCATTGAGAGGAAAGAGAAGTTTGTTCCAACCTTGAAAACATTTGATGAAGTTCCATTTAGAACATTTGATGAAACAGATATGGAGTCCAGTGATTGCACAGAAGAAGATGTTAAGCTCAATGTGTTGGACAGGGCATGGTTAGAGTGA
- the LOC100788452 gene encoding rop guanine nucleotide exchange factor 7 isoform X1 encodes MEDEALIDYKSEGVEGSIECESGCNDESFADLIKEKGGERSSNSEILLSEMTELDGQSQGSAEDTSSSTSMGFQEMSASNSTSPRGSEDAEKKDLCNENFEEQVSGLSMSVLEHELMKERFAKLLLGEDMSGSGNGVPAALTISNAITNLCATLFGQLWRLEPLAPEKKAMWRREMECLLSVSDYIVELKPTWQTFPDGSKLEVMTTRPRSDLYVNLPALRKLDNMLLVRFYTIQCTLVQFQEIAHTKHSLFFPKEILDSFVDPEFRYVDQGVLAPDADGSSSFRQALQRLEEKWWLPVPQVPPSGLHEDSRKQLMHKRDSTKQILKAAMAINSITLADMEIPDTYLESLPKTARASLGDVIYRYITTDNFSPECLLSCLNLSSEHQAIEIANRVEASIYIWRKKMNSRPTTTGRTTRSSSRSSWEIFKDLIVEGDKMETLVERAESLLLSLKQRFPALPQTALDMSKIQCNKDVGKSILESYSRVLESLASNIVARIDDVLYVDDLTKHSDGVIAHKTISVPHSMSGQSTPPPSYKSSLGTPNFSPARCVSPAKGSKSPFINSSNLPQRGVGVSKVLTHFGGIERKEKFVPTLKTFDEVPFRTFDETDMESSDCTEEDVKLNVLDRAWLE; translated from the exons ATGGAAGATGAGGCTTTGATTGATTATAAGAGTGAAGGTGTTGAAGGAAGCATAGAATGTGAAAGTGGTTGCAATGATGAGAGTTTTGCTGATTTGATTAAAGAAAAGGGTGGAGAGAGAAGTTCCAACTCTGAAATTCTTTTATCTGAGATGACAGAACTTGATGGTCAGAGTCAAGGTAGTGCAGAAGATACATCTTCATCAACTTCAATGGGGTTTCAGGAAATGTCTGCATCTAATAGTACAAGTCCACGTGGAAGTGAAGATGCAGAGAAAAAGGACTTGTGTAATGAGAATTTTGAGGAGCAAGTATCTGGGTTATCAATGTCAG TGCTAGAGCATGAATTGATGAAGGAAAGGTTCGCAAAATTGTTACTTGGAGAAGATATGTCAGGTAGTGGAAATGGAGTCCCTGCAGCCTTGACTATATCCAATGCCATCACTAATCTATGTG CCACCCTCTTTGGGCAACTTTGGAGATTGGAGCCACTGGCACCAGAAAAGAAAGCAATGTGGCGACGAGAGATGGAGTGTCTTCTTAGTGTCAGTGATTATATTGTTGAATTGAAGCCTACATGGCAAACATTTCCCGATGGAAGCAAACTTGAG GTCATGACCACTAGACCTAGGTCAGATCTTTATGTCAACCTGCCAGCTTTGAGGAAATTAGATAACATGCTTCTGGTAAGATTTTACACCATTCAGTGTACATTAGTCCAGTTTCAAGAAATAGCACATACTAAACATTCTCTCTTCTTTCCAAAGGAAATTCTGGATAGTTTTGTTGATCCGGAGTTTAGGTATGTTGACCAAGGGGTTCTTGCCCCAGATGCAGATGGTTCATCTTCGTTCCGCCAAGCTCTTCAGCGGCTAGAAGAGAAATGGTGGCTCCCTGTACCTCAAGTCCCTCCTTCTGGTCTCCATGAAGATTCCAGAAAGCAGTTGATGCACAAAAGGGATAGTACAAAGCAGATATTAAAAGCTGCAATGGCAATTAACAGCATTACTTTAGCTGACATGGAGATCCCTGATACATACTTGGAATCTCTTCCAAAG ACTGCAAGAGCCAGCTTGGGGGATGTCATTTACAGATATATTACAACAGACAATTTTTCTCCTGAGTGTTTGCTATCTTGCCTTAATTTATCATCTGAACATCAAGCCATAGAGATTGCCAACAGAGTAGAGGCTTCCATTTATATTTGGCGAAAAAAGATGAACTCAAGGCCTACTACTACAGGTCGCACTACAAGATccagttcaagatcatcatggGAAATCTTCAAGGATCTGATTGTTGAGGGAGATAAAATGGAAACACTTGTAGAAAGAGCAGAAAGCCTTCTACTCTCCTTGAAGCAGCGTTTTCCTGCTCTTCCTCAAACAGCCTTGGATATGAGCAAAATCCAATGCAACAAG GATGTTGGCAAATCCATTTTAGAGAGCTACTCAAGAGTACTAGAGAGTTTGGCATCCAACATTGTAGCACGAATTGATGATGTGCTCTATGTTGATGACTTGACAAAGCACTCTGATGGTGTAATTGCTCACAAGACCATTTCAGTTCCACACTCAATGTCTGGCCAAAGCACTCCTCCTCCATCATATAAGTCATCTTTAGGCACACCAAACTTTTCTCCGGCACGATGTGTTAGTCCTGCAAAGGGATCAAAGTCACCATTCATCAACAGTAGCAACCTTCCCCAAAGAGGGGTAGGAGTTAGCAAAGTTTTGACTCATTTTGGTGGCATTGAGAGGAAAGAGAAGTTTGTTCCAACCTTGAAAACATTTGATGAAGTTCCATTTAGAACATTTGATGAAACAGATATGGAGTCCAGTGATTGCACAGAAGAAGATGTTAAGCTCAATGTGTTGGACAGGGCATGGTTAGAGTGA
- the LOC102668454 gene encoding uncharacterized protein produces the protein MQKRLTAGLKVTALCHARAFFVQFFFALVLILLWTGKSCDLCLIPTRFHGKKANGSSEGDGALPCKGLLCSIFFALVLILLWTGKRCDLCLILMRFHAKKANGGAEGDDALPCKGLLCSIFFRFGFNITLNGKKL, from the exons ATGCAAAAAAG GCTAACGGCGGGGCTGAAGGTGACGGCGCTTTGCCATGCAAGGGCCttctttgttcaatttttttttgctttggtTTTAATATTGCTTTGGACAGGAAAAAGCTGTGACCTTTGTCTAATTCCGACTAGGTTCCACGGAAAAAAG GCTAACGGCAGTTCTGAAGGTGACGGTGCTTTGCCATGCAAGGGCCTTCTTTGTTCGATTTTTTTCGCTTTGGTTTTAATATTGCTTTGGACGGGAAAAAGGTGTGACCTTTGTCTGATTTTGATGAGGTTCCACGCAAAAAAG GCTAACGGCGGTGCTGAAGGTGACGACGCTTTGCCATGCAAGGGCCttctttgttcaattttttttcgcTTTGGTTTTAATATTACTTTGAACGGGAAAAAGTTGTGA
- the GSTU13 gene encoding glutathione S-transferase GST 13, whose protein sequence is MASYHEEEVRLLGKWASPFSNRVDLALKLKGVPYKYSEEDLANKSADLLKYNPVHKKVPVLVHNGNPLPESLIIVEYIDETWKNNPLLPQDPYERALARFWSKTLDDKILPAIWNACWSDENGREKAVEEALEALKILQETLKDKKFFGGESIGLVDIAANFIGYWVAILQEIAGLELLTIEKFPKLYNWSQDFINHPVIKEGLPPRDELFAFFKASAKK, encoded by the exons ATGGCTTCATATCATGAAGAAGAAGTGAGGCTATTGGGCAAGTGGGCCAGCCCATTTAGCAACAGAGTAGACCTTGCTCTCAAGCTCAAGGGTGTTCCCTACAAATACTCCGAGGAAGAtcttgctaacaagagtgctgATCTTCTCAAGTACAACCCCGTTCACAAGAAGGTTCCGGTTTTGGTCCACAATGGGAACCCATTGCCCGAGTCACTCATCATTGTTGAATACATAGATGAGACGTGGAAAAATAACCCACTATTGCCTCAAGACCCATATGAAAGAGCCTTGGCTCGTTTTTGGTCTAAGACCTTAGATGACAAG atCTTGCCAGCTATATGGAATGCTTGCTGGAGTGACGAGAATGGGCGTGAGAAAGCAGTGGAGGAAGCCTTGGAAGCATTGAAAATCCTACAGGAAACACTGAAAGACAAGAAATTCTTTGGAGGAGAGAGCATAGGATTGGTAGATATTGCTGCCAATTTCATTGGGTATTGGGTTGCCATATTGCAAGAGATTGCAGGGTTGGAGTTGCTCACCATTGAGAAATTTCCCAAGTTATATAATTGGAGTCAAGACTTTATCAACCACCCTGTGATCAAGGAGGGTCTGCCTCCTAGAGATGAATTGTTTGCTTTCTTCAAAGCTTCTGCTAAAAAGTAG
- the LOC100819805 gene encoding probable glutathione S-transferase (The RefSeq protein has 1 substitution compared to this genomic sequence), which translates to MAKDYGEVELFGVGGSPFARRVQIALELKGVQYTYFEEDLRNKSALLLKYNPVHKKVPVLVHNGRPLAESLVILEYIDETWENHHPILPQQPYDRALARFWSRYIDDKCLPAISKAAFTVDKEERDKGTEESLESLQILENELKHKFFGGETIDIVDIAAGFIAFWLPAIEEAVGLKLLTNEKFPKLYKWGEDYTNHPIVKKNLPQRDRLVGFFKARYASSNTASK; encoded by the exons ATGGCCAAAGACTATGGAGAAGTTGAGTTGTTTGGTGTAGGTGGAAGCCCTTTTGCCAGAAGGGTGCAGATTGCCCTAGAACTGAAGGGAGTTCAATACACTTACTTTGAAGAAGATCTTAGGAACAAGAGTGCTCTTCTTCTCAAATACAACCCTGTTCACAAGAAGGTGCCTGTGCTTGTCCACAATGGAAGACCCTTGGCTGAGTCCCTTGTGATCCTTGAATACATTGATGAGACATGGGAGAACCACCACCCCATCTTGCCTCAACAACCTTATGATAGAGCCTTGGCTCGATTCTGGTCAAGGTACATTGATGACAAA TGCCTGCCTGCAATATCAAAGGCAGCATTTACTGTAGACAAGGAGGAACGTGACAAGGGCACTGAGGAATCACTCGAGtctcttcaaattcttgagAATGAGCTCAAACACAAGTTCTTTGGAGGAGAGACTATAGACATAGTGGACATAGCCGCTGGTTTCATAGCTTTCTGGCTCCCTGCAATTGAAGAGGCTGTTGGGTTGAAATTGCTGACCAATGAGAAGTTTCCAAAACTCTACAAATGGGGTGAAGACTACACCAACCACCCTATTGTGAAAAAGAATCTTCCCCAAAGAGATAGGCTTGTGGGGTTCTTCAAAGCTCGATATGCATCATCCAACAGTGCTTCCAAATAG